The nucleotide sequence GGATACACGGTGTATGACGATAGATCTAAACAGGATTGAATTGAAAGAACAGAACCTTTAACTATTGTTAAGGTGCGTTTTCTAAAAATGGAAAATATGAAGGGGCTAATACAAAGAAATGAAAAGTCATAATTTCTCATTTTAGGAGGTTAACTATAATTTTGATAGTACAGTTCCATTTAATGGTATTAATCACCATTGATACCCTGAATATGCCTTAATCTTTAGACATCGTACAATCTAGTTTATAAAATATTAGTATAAGGTGCATTTTTAGGCATTTTGATAAACTCTGGATCTAAAAACTAAACAAAAAAAAAGATTCACATACTTTCTTAGAAAATGGCGACGGCATGTTAATCCTCCTTTTTATCAAATCATGACACAGTTTTAGTTTTATATGGTAACAATTGTAGGCGTTGAAGTCCGCCAGGCATACTCATTTTTTGCTAATCAAAAAACTTTATCGAGTCAACTATACTATTGACCTGATCAATATCTGAACCATTAAATGGAGTTTCAAACGTGAAGGCGTATAGATATCCGTTATTACTGAAGCTAATTATATAATTCCAAGATCCATTTTGTTCATTTATGGCCCTGAGCAAATATCCAACGACACCATCTTCAACTATAGGGGTAATCTTACCCCCTTCTAATGTATCAAAATATGAGGGTAGTTTTTGTGAGTATGCTATAGTATATTCTTGGGGATCCATGGTCGACTGTTTAACCATAACCGTAAAGTTAATTGGGGGTGTTGAAAATTGTTTTCCAAATTGAAAATCTGATGAATTATTGTCGGTGATAGTTGTTGTAGATTCATTTGTTGGATAGTTCAGGCTAAATCTGTATTCTGGACTGTAAAATGTTTTCCACTCTTGGATAGTTTGTTGGGCAAAGACTGTGGGGGTTCCGAGCCCTAAAATCATTACCATCACTGCACCAGCTCCTAAAAATGTTAACATGATTTCACTAACACATCTGTCCCTATTTAGCTGTTTTATCCGTCATGATTAAGTATGAGGTTATTCATTCTCTTCTAATTCTCGTATTCCTATGCTATCCAGCATGTTTGCTATTTGATTATCGAGTAATTTCTTTTCAACTTCCCTTAACCTTAGTCTCTCTGATGGTGAAAAATGTAACCTCTTTTCATATCTGAGTACTTTTCCATCAATAGTATTTCGATTGTAAAATTGGTAAAGATGGGAAAGATACTTAACTTGAATACTTCCCCCAAAATTCCAATGGATTTTTCCCGTGTTTGACTCCTCCGACTCGTTAATCGCTTTTTCTAATTCAGGCACTTTGATATCTACGGCAATATCACATTCTGTCATCCACCAGTTAGGAGGTTCATCCTTCAAGGCGTCAGAGTTAGACGTAACAGCATTTATTATGTTCTGGATTTGCCCACAATCGGAATGAAAGCTTGTTGGTCCTTCAATAATAGTAAAGTCATAAGGGTTCTTGGAACATTTAAGAGAAATATCAATTGATCCACTAGGATAAACTATAATTGTGACATATCTTCCTTTGACCCGAGACATCGGAAACTTGCCTTTCTTACCACCGTTACTATCAGAATCAATGGGCCAATCAATCAAGTGATAATCATTTTTGTCGCTTAAGAATGAAAGTAGATGAATATTATGTAATGAATAGTTTTCTCTATTTAGAAAAGTTTGTAATACTCTTAGTGTATGCAAAAATTCTTCTTCTGAGACTATTTTCTTAAATTTGCTATTATGGGAAGACTCAACTAGGATATTAGGTAAGATGATTTGGTCATATCGTCCTTTTTTTTCTTGATATACTTCCAAGATACCTTTGGACTTTAATTCTCCAATTCTATGTTTGACATGGCTTTTGCTACATTTAAAATTCTTACTAATATCCTCAGAAGTTGGATATTTTTTGTTCATATTTTGGTGGGCTATAAATTGGAGCCATTGTTTGAGTTTAGAACTTGAGTTCTTGGATGGTAGTTGTTGAAGCAGATCTGCAACTATTTCATTTGGGTTAGCAAAGGATGAAAGTGGTTTTTGGTTGGTTAGCGGTAATGATACCCCTATGCCCTTTAAGGTGTTGTTTTCTTGTTGTAACGCCAACTTATATCCTACCTTTGAATCAGATTATATAGAGCGAAGTGAAGTTTTGTCGAATGTTTGAATTTGGTTTCATCATACTTTGAAGTAGGTGATAGTTTTTGGTGATGAATTTTATTGGAGGCCGATCGGTGGGGGTCCTGGGCCCTGAAAAGACAGGAGTGGTTTTGAACAATAGTTCCATTACTTTCCTGACTCAAACCGTTTTGTATACTCAGGGATTTAAGGAAATGATACGAATTATCCATAAGGATGAAAACTATCCTTGAAAAATCTTTGAACCGTTTCTAGATCTTCCTTTTGTTCTCTTGCGATTCTCTCCATAATTATAAGCACTGTTACATTAAGAAAGTGGTCTACTTTAGCTGGATTGTCAAACCCCCTCACAGTACGCTCATTTTCCTCAAACCTTTTATGAAAAGGTATAGTTCTCTCTTCAAAACGTTCTTTAAATGCAATGCTCATGTCTTCATACAAATCCTTATCCAGTTTGTCTAGTACATCAAATTCTATTGTAGTCATTGATAGCCCTCCTTAGCGTTGAAACTGGAAATGGCATCTCGCTTTTGATGTTTTAAATCTCGGTTTCTAACGATAAAGTTTAAACATCGGAATGTTGCATAATACATACAGGAACGAATCAAATTCATCTTGTATGCTCCTCTCCTAGAAATCCTGGGGTTATGGATGTATGCTTGCTGTCTTTGTTTGATTTACAAAAGTCATGTGAATCAAGGTGATACTCATGCTTCCCGGCTCGGTTATCAACTTGACACACATGACTTTGATTTTTCACAATCATGTTAGTATCATATAATAAAGTGTACGTATGTAATTGTAACTGTAGTTGATTAAATCTTACAAAGTTGTCAACTATTATCAATTTTTCGATTCCTAAAAGGCTTCATTACAGATCTGTATCTGCGTTTTAGCGAATTATTCGATAGTATTGAGTTTAGCATAATCAACTGTTCCTCTGCATCACGATTTTTTCTTTCTCAAGATAAATTTTGATGTAGTCGCCTTTTGACAATCTCAATTTTTTTACAATTCCTTTTGGTATAGTAACAGTCAACGAGGTTAAACCTTGATGCTGTATTTTTGCTATTTGATATGTTGATAACATATTGAAGAAGCCATGCACATCCACTACTATATAAGAACTATTGTGAATAGAGTAAATTATCTACATATTGCGTTACAATTTCATACTAGTTTGAATATGATTTTATTCATACAGATTTCGGAAAGAATAGAACTTTTTAGAATAAAAAAGTATTAAATTTTGAGGGTATAAAGGGTAAAGGATTTTGGCGACGGTAGATTTGCCAATATCCTATTATCCCGCGGATGATATCAGTTTACTCCAAAACCAAGGTTCAATTATCATCCTCATCATTGTTGTTTTCATCCTCATCATTGTTGTTTTCATCCTCATCATTGTTGTTTTCATCTAACAGTCCTGCACTATCGGCTTCAGGTACATCCTTGACTATAGGGATAAATTTGAATGAGTTCACCATATGGTCAAATACCTCATCCTTATAGGATATTTCCTCGTCAGTGTATTCTATATGATAAGTATTAATACCATCATTGAAATAGGCTCCTTCTTTCATTAAACCAAGACCCAGCGGCATGAATTTTATGGCTTTGCCGGGTAAACCGGCTACTGTAATTGGCGTTCCAGAATTGAGTACTTTGGTTTGGTATTCAGGCGGCATGAATGGATCGACTTCGAGATCTCTCTGTATATATTTCTCCATATTGATCGAGTCATTCAAATATATATCAAAGGCAGAAAATCGTACGCCTAAATGTTCGGGCCCGCCCCCTCTAAAGGTTACACTAGGTCCCTCTGTCCCATATACTTCTACAGACTCCATATCCAGTTTATCTTCTAAAGTCGAACCTTTGAGATGATCTATACTAAAACCATTTTCAGGACTACTGAAAGTTTCATATTCGATTCTGTTCTTTTCTGCTTCTGCAGTTTCATTTACGTAAAATGGAGAATACTTCGATTGGGCCGCCACAAATTCACCGGCATTTAATGAAACACTAACGACAAAGACAATTGCAAGTGTCCCTATGGTTATTAAATGATTATTCCACAAATTCACACTAAATTGTTAGACGAATGATTTAAAAGTTTTGGATTTAAAACACATTTTTGTCATTTCTTGTCAAATATCTAGTTTCAAAAAGAAGAGCAATTTTGGTTATAAAAGCTATGTTAAATCTGGATGTTTGTTTCGAAAAAGTTATGACGACGGTAGAAATATTCTGATTGATATTTACTTAATTCGCCTATTACTATCAAAATAGCAATGACGCCCAATTAAAAAGGCGACGGCTAGACGATAAACATCTTACGAAGCATGTATAACACAAAAATCTTATATACATCTTTTCCACTATAGAATACTGTTTCTATGGATTTTGTTCTAATTACAATAACTAATTGGACGTAGATATCGGAGAAGGGTTTAATATAGGAGAGATAAGCGCAAAATAGCAATCCATTTACATATTACCGCAATATATCACATGTCTTATGACCACTATTTAGTCACTAGGTCTAAATATACAATAATAAAAGTATCAGTGCCGTTAGCATAAATTCAAAATTATTAAAACAAGTTCAATTGCTCAGGTATCTAGTATACTTTACCGAATATTCTACCCATCTTTCTCTTTATGCAAATCGGTATAAGGTTTGGCACAAAGGCTTTGATATTAAATTGCTAAACCATGAGCATATAAGTATCTGATTTAATTAAGCAATGATGAACTACTGATCATGTTTAATATATGCTCGACATCCATAAAATAACTATCGAGGGCAATAATGTAATATTGCGTCCTCCCAAATCGGGTGATTTAGACGGTTTATGCAGTGCAGCCGCTGACGGAGAAATCTGGAAAAATCCATACGCTTCATTCCCTACCATTGAAGAAATGTCCGTATATCTTGAGGATTTAGTAAAACATGATAATACCACTTTACCTTTTATCATAGGCGACAATCATTTTAGAATAATAGTTGGGACAACTAGATTTTTTAATATTGATCACCAAAATTGTAGAGTTGAAATAGGTCACACCTGGATAGCAGAGTCTTATCGTAGGTCTCTTGTAAATACTGAAACAAAGTTTTTGATGTTACAATATGCATTTGAAAAACTTAACTGTATAGCCGTAGAGATAAGAGCTGATGTGCTCAATCAAGTATCAAGAAAAGCAATTGAAAGAATAGGTGCAAAGCTAGATGGAATTTTACGAAATCACAAAATAATGAGAAATGGGAGGATAAGGGACACTGCTTGTTATAGTATTATTAAAGAAGAATGGCCGGGAGTAAAGGAAAATTTGTCATACAAGATGAGAAACTAAGAACAGAACAGAATCGGCTTCAATATTTTTATCTTGATATTTTTTTATTAAAGGTATTTTGAGGGCATGTAAAACTTAGTAACTAATATTATTAACTATATACTAATTCCTTTGGAGAAAAGAAATGGGGTCCAGTTATCTGTATAATTTATTAAAAAAGCCACCTACTAAAATTTGATTCATCATATTACAAATATGATACAAATAGTGATGAATCGACTTTAACAGATGCATAATGTCCAGGAAATTTAAGAAATAATTGCATATATTACATTGCTATACTGTTGAATTCTAATCCTCAGCACATTTTTTAAAACTATTTGCAAACTGCCTGCCTTAAATCAAACATATTCTTTTAACTAAATAAAGAATGAATCAATATCCATACCATAAATTGACGATAGAACAGGAACAAAATACAATTTAAAAAGAAACGATATTCAGATTGATATTAGTTTTAAAAGTTACAGATGTTCGCAATTTAATCCCTGTATTTTAAATAGTATTATGAAAAGGATGTTACATAATGACTATAGACCCAGAGTTTCCTAAGAATCATAGTGTAGTTGGTAAGCATTCAACCTCTGATGGCGATTATTTTCATTTTGTATAGGGACCAGGAAGAATAGAAGCAGAATCTTCTACGAACAAAGAAGTTCAAGATGCGTACAAAGCAAGAGGAGAAGAATATGTTCCGTTAGGTATCCATGGAACATTTGTAGCTGTGGATTGGGATTCTTGTATTTCAGACGGCGCGTGCATAGAAGCATGTCCTGTTCAAGTATATCAATGGTATAGGTCTGAGCAGGACGTTCCCGCGATTGAAATGGAGAATGGTGTTAGTGA is from Candidatus Nitrosocosmicus arcticus and encodes:
- a CDS encoding PsbP-related protein, which translates into the protein MLTFLGAGAVMVMILGLGTPTVFAQQTIQEWKTFYSPEYRFSLNYPTNESTTTITDNNSSDFQFGKQFSTPPINFTVMVKQSTMDPQEYTIAYSQKLPSYFDTLEGGKITPIVEDGVVGYLLRAINEQNGSWNYIISFSNNGYLYAFTFETPFNGSDIDQVNSIVDSIKFFD
- a CDS encoding GNAT family N-acetyltransferase, producing MLDIHKITIEGNNVILRPPKSGDLDGLCSAAADGEIWKNPYASFPTIEEMSVYLEDLVKHDNTTLPFIIGDNHFRIIVGTTRFFNIDHQNCRVEIGHTWIAESYRRSLVNTETKFLMLQYAFEKLNCIAVEIRADVLNQVSRKAIERIGAKLDGILRNHKIMRNGRIRDTACYSIIKEEWPGVKENLSYKMRN
- a CDS encoding AbrB/MazE/SpoVT family DNA-binding domain-containing protein, coding for MLSTYQIAKIQHQGLTSLTVTIPKGIVKKLRLSKGDYIKIYLEKEKIVMQRNS